From one Triticum urartu cultivar G1812 chromosome 3, Tu2.1, whole genome shotgun sequence genomic stretch:
- the LOC125543729 gene encoding uncharacterized protein LOC125543729, which yields MAMAGPACRFLSCFLCFVACLLVMESALSAHSWCTPHPNPRGEAEFKQKTDKFWEYQEQSNTWVEISMPFNLMSCINGTCTKVGSIKQPESKHGRASVSSQEKDTDPVLPIRKRISLARMSESSVWVTGQSGSIYERFWNGVMWVIAPHELPTAAGYATATFIVNTTILALSEAGILYQLQLNEHAQPIWTEMTFSYEQHFTNLEEKTQSQATHIKNGVVSHNGRKLFLSITNGSLIEVTELQPLRWNCHGRPPGADVSYISDAENARPGTLFTVSSTGDLYEFDKETKPSWKKHIWSEQTTKNVSLSSSVGCALHGLLGSNSVSLFLITKDGLLVERRLHRRKWKWDKHGAPKGQRLSSITEVQQDESNDATSMFFTTTTGKVFEYQFPKYTGGASSNKIRGLWVNHMSPDHAKVAASVRGLQIQVGRLIFQLDDGRLGELHLPGMGGGHFGPSQQNSIRRKVPNKYEWSILDTPETEGWNAEYCTEEHGPTNCITGAMNVAADTEPTNLSNAPPRRRKAEEKQHYLHGHSHESDETESYNILSRSIYLNFHMRVMHADRSLFLITDNGLTLEYLNSNGVWLWLRHEHITGMKGTLGSYNGSLYLVDLHGNLHIRERNGDELLWINCTAMRKGRQVASGPPWDGIPGLSRRVTTDDALFFVNKRGRLLQFTVALRKFKWKDCHSPPDTKVAFIVDQEVFRRNIIFVVGRNGRMYQYNRITELWHRHYQSPHLVLSRSPGTAMRPSPLSLTGSIFMISEQGGLVEYHFSPHDGWEWVEHGTPHRDVTLVVAPGPCFDGTQLFVIGSDGHVYLRHLDERTWRWTSHGHPSEPSSTTTDVAGGGEQSCATLGAADAHYASSFRGSCDEKVAAVRPVPFSEDAVVFELRDGRLAELRRAAEGRSGWEWARIIGTPASACMTSYWTAVAT from the exons ATGGCCATGGCTGGTCCAGCTTGCAGATTTCTCTCGTGTTTTCTGTGTTTTGTAGCATGTCTTCTCGTTATGGAGTCTGCTTTGTCTGCCCATTCATGGTGCACCCCACATCCCAACCCGAGGGGAGAAGCGGAGTTTAAGCAAAAGACAGACAAGTTTTGGGAGTACCAGGAGCAGAGCAATACCTGGGTGGAAATAAGCATGCCTTTCAATCTCATGTCCTGTATCAACGGCACCTGCACAAAGGTAGGCTCGATCAAGCAACCAGAAAGCAAACATGGCCGTGCTTCCGTCTCGAGTCAAGAGAAGGATACTGATCCAGTCCTGCCCATAAGGAAAAGAATCTCCCTGGCAAGGATGTCAGAGTCGTCCGTGTGGGTCACAGGGCAGAGCGGATCAATCTATGAGAGGTTCTGGAACGGGGTCATGTGGGTGATTGCTCCTCATGAGCTTCCAACGGCGGCTGGGTATGCAACAGCAACTTTCATCGTCAACACAACCATCCTTGCTCTGTCCGAGGCTGGAATCCTCTACCAG CTACAGCTAAATGAACATGCCCAGCCTATCTGGACTGAGATGACATTCAGCTATGAACAACATTTCACAAACCTTGAAGAGAAGACACAAAGTCAAGCTACACACATAAAAAATGGGGTCGTATCACATAATGGAAG GAAACTTTTCCTTTCTATCACGAATGGGTCCCTAATTGAGGTCACAGAACTTCAGCCTCTAAG GTggaattgccatgggcgtccccCAGGAGCAGATGTATCATATATATCTGATGCTGAAAATGCAAGACCAGGGACCTTGTTCACAGTAAG TTCTACTGGAGACCTATATGAATTTGATAAGGAAACGAAGCCATCATGGAAAAAGCATATATGGAGTGAACAAACAACCAAAAATGTCTCGCTGAGCTCATCTGTTGGGTGTGCTTTGCATGGTCTCTTAGGCTCTAATTCAGTATCACTCTTTCTGATAACCAAG GATGGTCTTTTAGTGGAGCGGCGCTTGCATAGAAGAAAGTGGAAGTGGGATAAACATGGAGCACCTAAGGGTCAAAGACTAAGTTCAATTACAGAAGTTCAACAGGATGAATCTAATGATGCGACTTCAATGTTTTTTACAACAACCACAGGAAAAGTATTTGAGTATCAGTTTCCAAAATATACAG GTGGGGCTTCAAGCAATAAGATTAGAGGACTATGGGTAAATCACATGTCTCCTGACCATGCAAAAGTAGCAGCAAGTGTTCGAGGTCTACAGATTCAAGTTGGCAGATTGATATTCCAGCTAGATGATGGTAGGCTTGGAGAGCTACATTTACCTGGCATGGGAGGTGGTCATTTTGGTCCAAGTCAACAAAATAGCATAAGAAGGAAAGTGCCAAACAAGTATGAGTGGTCTATCCTAGATACACCAGAAACAGAAGGTTGGAATGCAGAATATTGCACTGAAGAGCATGGCCCTACAAACTGTATTACTGGAGCGATGAATGTAGCTGCAGATACGGAACCAACCAACCTGAGCAATGCCCCACCTAGAAGGCGTAAAGCAGAAGAGAAGCAACACTACCTGCATGGTCATAGTCATGAGAGTGATGAAACTGAATCATACAACATTCTATCACGAAGCATTTATCTTAACTTCCATATGCGGGTGATGCATGCAGATAGATCACTTTTCCTCATAACAGATAACGGATTAACTTTGGAATATCTAAACAGCAATGGTGTCTGGCTATGGCTAAGACATGAACACATTACAGGCATGAAGGGTACACTAGGAAGCTATAATGGCAGCTTGTATCTTGTCGATCTTCATGGGAACTTGCATATTAGAGAAAGAAATGGTGACGAACTCTTATGGATTAATTGCACAGCAATGAGGAAGGGAAGACAGGTTGCAAGTGGGCCTCCATGGGATGGCATCCCTGGGTTATCACGCAGAGTGACAACAGATGATGCACTTTTCTTTGTTAACAAGAGAGGCAGATTGCTACAATTCACG GTGGCATTGCGTAAATTCAAGTGGAAGGACTGCCACAGCCCTCCCGATACCAAGGTTGCATTCATCGTGGATCAGGAGGTGTTTAGAAGAAATATCATCTTCGTGGTTGGCCGGAACGGTCGGATGTACCAGTATAACAGAATTACAGAGCTATGGCACAGGCACTACCAATCACCTCACCTCGTCCTGTCAAGATCCCCTGGGACAGCGATGAGGCCGTCGCCTCTCTCCCTCACCGGCTCCATCTTCATGATATCCGAGCAGGGGGGCCTCGTGGAGTACCATTTCAGCCCGCATGACGGATGGGAGTGGGTAGAGCACGGGACGCCCCACCGGGACGTGACCCTCGTGGTCGCCCCAGGGCCGTGCTTCGACGGCACCCAGCTGTTCGTCATCGGGTCCGACGGACACGTCTACCTGCGGCACCTGGACGAGCGAACGTGGAGGTGGACGAGCCACGGGCACCCGTCGGAACCATCCAGCACGACGACGGACGTTGCCGGCGGCGGCGAGCAGAGCTGCGCCACGCTGGGCGCCGCGGACGCGCACTACGCGAGCAGCTTCAGGGGGAGCTGCGACGAAAAG GTGGCGGCCGTGCGGCCGGTGCCGTTCTCCGAGGACGCGGTGGTCTTCGAGCTGCGCGACGGCCGG TTGGCGGAGCTGCGGCGTGCGGCGGAGGGTCGCAGCGGGTGGGAGTGGGCGCGGATCATCGGCACGCCCGCCAGCGCCTGCATGACAAGCTACTGGACGGCCGTCGCCACGTAG